One Halichondria panicea chromosome 6, odHalPani1.1, whole genome shotgun sequence genomic window carries:
- the LOC135337549 gene encoding uncharacterized protein LOC135337549, producing MGSLNISQSNVTFTGRNIVSNNSRPIYAFNSRIEFNGPATLSNNHGVFGGAISADQSKICINTEGVIITNNTATSGGGILLRESTLFVNEPIKIYHNTAQNGGGIYVYSSRVEFQSVPMVGAYGQLLPPNRQSEIAQNIAENGGGIYASSSTIEVVTQSHVNIDSNTAKASGGGVYLQQRSRMYLFKTDVEYRTQDLLVKLMINNNLAQYGGGIFVADDTDSGACKVGATEIDATYIIFADCFIQTISLYGYYYDPNYFNTFMTNNTATQSGADIYRGMLDRCTISSSAEYQISSNTLDYINNTIKSSTELLISSRPVQVMFCNYSQNYYVSTKKGHTFKISVMAVDQVGNPVNAAIRSFVVTDSRVGRLKEGQAEQEVGNQCTELEYNVFSQDSSAQVELYAEGPCNNLGISRQLFNISFLPCTCPIGLKPIQSDIECKCDCDPDLLPYQITDCSEENGTITLERNSNIWIEFINTTNGTGYVVSNCVFDYCAQGPVKISLSNPDKQCAYNRSGVLCGECKPGFGLLLATSRCEECSDIHLLLLLLLIPFALAGILQVALILVLDITIATGNIHGFIFYVNMLAANRAIFLPNLNNFLTIFISWVNLDLDIGTCFYNGMTSKAKLLFQLVFPAYLFILMFLIIILSKHFKSFAKLLSNKNPVAALGTLVLLSYSKLLRFIIAALQYRVLDYPDGSTKTVWLYDGNVQYLTSDFIPFHQFVAAIISIAGGLFTVVLFFGQWFPRCSKVMIWTKNTKYTGFMDTFHAPFTPKYRYWVGLLLFAQIVQNIVAAMAPDTSLPVLSSGCIAFGLISLNNRVYKKQLNEYLKRCFCLILAFYLLEPPTLLKHNNSKKHWPMFKCLYIAFIIFVTIIIYHSHHFILKKTKTWLKIKEVVKSIKRIL from the coding sequence ATGGGCAGTTTGAACATTTCACAGTCAAATGTAACATTCACTGGAAGGAATATTGTCAGTAACAATAGTCGTCCCATTTATGCTTTCAATAGTCGAATCGAGTTTAATGGACCTGCAACGCTGAGTAACAACCATGGTGTGTTTGGTGGAGCTATCAGCGCTGACCAGAGTAAAATATGCATTAACACAGAAGGAGTGATCATcaccaacaacacagctacctcTGGAGGAGGGATACTTCTGAGAGAAAGTACACTCTTTGTAAATGAGCCAATAAAGATCTATCACAACACAGCACAGAATGGTGGAGGGATATATGTATATTCCAGTAGAGTTGAGTTCCAATCAGTGCCGATGGTAGGTGCATATGGTCAGCTACTTCCTCCAAATAGACAGAGTGAGATTGCTCAAAACATTGCTGAGAATGGTGGAGGTATTTATGCATCATCTTCAACTATTGAAGTTGTAACTCAATCGCACGTCAACATTGACTCAAACACAGCTAAAGCTAGTGGAGGTGGAGTGTATCTACAGCAAAGATCGAGAATGTACCTATTTAAAACGGATGTAGAATATAGGACTCAGGATCTGTTAGTCAAGTTAATGATTAACAACAACTTGGCTCAGTACGGAGGGGGAATATTTGTGGCAGATGACACAGACAGTGGTGCCTGCAAAGTAGGGGCCACAGAAATTGATGCAACCTACATCATTTTTGCTGActgcttcattcaaacaatTAGTCTGTATGGGTATTACTATGATCCAAACTATTTCAACACATTCATGACTAACAACACAGCCACTCAGTCAGGAGCAGACATCTACAGAGGTAtgttggacaggtgtacaATAAGTTCAAGTGCTGAATATCAAATTTCTTCAAATACATTGGACTACATAAATAACACTATAAAATCCTCCACCGAATTATTAATTTCTTCTAGGCCTGTTCAGGTGATGTTTTGTAACTATTCACAAAATTACTATGTTTCTACAAAAAAGGGACACACATTTAAaatcagtgttatggctgttgaccaaGTTGGAAATCCAGTGAATGCTGCAATTCGCAGTTTTGTTGTAACTGACAGTCGAGTTGGtcgtctcaaagaaggacaggcAGAACAAGaagttggcaatcagtgcacagaattagagtacaatgtattctcacaagacagctctgctcaagtggaactctatgctgagggtccatgcaacaatttgggaatttcaagaCAACTTTTTAATATTTCTTTTCTACCCTGCACATGCCCTATTGGACTCAAACCAATTCAGTCAGATattgagtgcaagtgtgactgtgatccagacTTACTACCATATCAGATAACAGACTGTTCTGAAGAAAATGGGACCATAACGCTGGAAAGAAATAGTAACATATGGATAGAATTCATAAATACTACCAACGGAACAGGGTATGTTGTTAGTAACTGTGTATTTGACTATTGCGCACAAGGGCCAGTGAAGATCAGTCTAAGCAACCCTGACAAACagtgtgcctacaatcgaagtggtgtcttaTGTGGTGAATGTAAACCAGGATTCGGTCTTTTGTTGGCTACGTCACGGTGTGAAGAATGTTCTGATATTCACCTTCTTCTACTTCTTCTACTAATACCATTTGCGCTGGCTGGTATATTGCAAGTTGCCTTAATTCTTGTGCTCgacatcactatagcaactgggAATATTCATGGTTTCATTTTTTACGTCAATATGCTAGCAGCTAATAGAGCAATTTTCTTACCAAATTTAAACAACTTTTTAACAATTTTCATatcatgggtgaatcttgaTTTAGATATTGGGACGTGCTTTTACAATGGAATGACCTCTAAAGCAAAACTGCTCTTTCAACTTGTCTTCCCAGCTTACCTGTTTATTCTGAtgttcttaataattattttgagtaAACACTTTAAATCATTTGCAAAACTCCTCTCCAACAagaacccagttgctgccctaggcacactcgttctactctcttattccaaactcttacggtttatcattgctgcactACAATACAGGGTCTTGGATTATCCTGACGGTTCAACCAAGACTGTTTGGCTGTATGATGGAAATGTGCAATACTTAACTTCAGATTTCATCCCTTTTCATCAGTTTGTTGCAGCCATTATCTCCATTGCCGGTGGATTGTTCACTGTAGtgctcttctttggacaatggtttccaCGCTGCTCCAAGGTTATGATATGGACCAAAAACACAAAGTACACTGGCTTCATGGACACAttccatgctccattcactcccaagtatcgctactgggtgggactgctcctcttTGCTCAGATTGTTCAAAATATAGTAGCTGCCATGGCTCCAGACACTTCTCTCCCTGTGCTATCATCTGGGTGTATTGCATTCGGACTGATATCATTGAACAACCGAGTGTATAAAAAGCAACTTAATGAATATTTGAAGCGTTGTTTCTGCTTAATCTTGGCATTCTATCTATTGGAACCTCCTACGTTGTTGAAACACAACAACAGCAAGAAACACTGGCCAATGTTTAAatgtctatatatagctttcaTTATTTTTGTGACAATAATCATCTACCATTCTCACCACTTTATACTGAAGAAGACCAAAACATGGCTCAAGATAAAAGAAGTCGTTAAGAGTATCAAAAGAATTTTATGA
- the LOC135337548 gene encoding uncharacterized protein LOC135337548 → MLMMLQEQQRMMAEQHQAQQRVLLEMLQTQQEEQRAYRQEMEELRHQEAVRHREETRHKLPKPVFKKLEETDDIENFLETFERVATQHDWPENAWAVQLAGLLTGRAQAAYAALDATEAQDYKKVKEAILHRYDVNQETHRRRFREDRKKPEESYREWLWRITNHFDKWCKDSTMPMKELVVMEQALWGMPEGLTVWLRERQPKSLEELAKLAEDYTLARKGKDQPFGTRKPLSSPGTPAVETQGTRAPHKRNGFRTEPRTKVKAAGEKQCFHCHQWGHLKYNCPKRSLSQGKADSKPAFNGKACEDVAWPKGTEKYLKWGKVGGKSVQMLLDSGCSRTMVSANSVDSSKISKAETVAVLCVHGDTVEYPTAMVELALGGHTRKANVAIAPSLPVPVLLGRDLYDIRSGWKSSDTGYMVETRSQKKIRESKSMDDLMDLDEQAILSELFDQSLKLEVPEANLASEEHENLRREDMAENTSTLEEEMNAEPVSPLDASKEQIQAWQESDATLVKVRDYASSQPEDRTEGENVFFYRKDGLLYRHWQPRKRGKDGVQAVEQLVLPTQCRQLVLRLAHDVPTAGHLGVTKTRNRVLQRYYWPGVFKEVTEYCTTCEVCQRSRGRRPARAPLVSMPLIQKPFSRIAMDIVGPLPRTQRGNRYILTICDYATRYPEAIPLPSVEATRVARELLLLFTRVGVPEEVLSDQGTNFMSSLLDEMYQALQITRIRTTPYHPQTDGLVERFNATLKSMLRKFTSRNQKDWDEYLPYLLFSYREVPQESTGFSPFELLYRHRVRGPLDVIREGWTEERSPEFPVIAHVVQMRDRLEEMMEIVQETTSKAQQKQKRYYDKGTKKRELKAGDQVLVLLPKDENKLKLEWVGPYKVLRAVTPVDYEVATPGRRQKKKIYHINLLKLWKCPTQPVSNLMSIMEEGNECDEEESTNLSLWEPEETLFDVTEIQTPDLNPEERKQLLSLVQEFDAVCGPAPGRTTIAEHEIFVADETPIQQRPYRVPYSRREVVKEEIHKMLEADVIRPSTSPWASPIVMVGKKDGSVRFCVDYRKLNKVARFDAYPMPRIEELLDNIGPARYITTMDLAKGYWQIPLEESSKEKSAFTTPFGLYEFQVMPFGLHNAPATFQRTMNRVLEGCEEFAGCYIDDLVVYSKSWEEHLQHLQVVLERLQAAKLTLKPRKCQFGRREVRYLGHVIGGGKVRPDPQKLQAVAEYPRPQTKKDVRAFLGLVGYYRKFTPNFADIAVPLTDLTRKKKPEKVIWTGECDQSFIALKETLLKHPVLEVFDPNKQFLLQTDASERGLGAVLSQRDSEGQENPIAFASRKLQPRERNYATIEKECLAVVWALKIFYTYLYGRKIEVQTDHQPLAWLHKMQNANARLTRWALAIQPYQLEITHRRGVSNGNADGLSRAGPLLGGRDVAYS, encoded by the coding sequence ATGTTAATGATGCTCCAGGAGCAGCAGAGGATGATGGCGGAGCAGCATCAAGCTCAGCAAAGAGTTCTGCTAGAGATGTTACAAACTCAGCAGGAAGAGCAGCGTGCCTATCGCCAGGAGATGGAGGAGCTGCGACATCAAGAAGCTGTGAGGCACCGTGAAGAGACAAGGCATAAATTGCCTAAGCCTGTTTTCAAGAAATTAGAAGAGACTGACGATATCGAGAACTTTTTGGAGACATTTGAGCGGGTTGCCACCCAACATGATTGGCCGGAGAATGCGTGGGCTGTCCAGCTGGCGGGACTGTTGACCGGTAGAGCACAAGCTGCCTATGCTGCTCTAGATGCTACAGAAGCCCAGGATTACAAGAAAGTGAAGGAGGCAATCTTGCATCGGTATGACGTCAACCAAGAAACACATCGCAGAAGATTCAGGGAAGACCGGAAGAAGCCAGAAGAATCTTACAGAGAGTGGCTATGGCGCATCACAAACCACTTTGACAAGTGGTGCAAAGACTCAACAATGCCAATGAAGGAACTTGTTGTCATGGAGCAGGCTCTCTGGGGAATGCCCGAAGGTCTAACTGTCTGGCTGAGAGAGAGACAGCCAAAGTCATTGGAGGAGCTGGCAAAACTTGCAGAGGACTACACTCTGGCCAGGAAGGGTAAAGACCAGCCCTTTGGGACAAGGAAGCCCCTATCCTCTCCAGGGACACCAGCCGTGGAAACTCAGGGAACAAGAGCACCACATAAAAGGAATGGATTTCGTACAGAGCCAAGAACCAAGGTCAAAGCTGCCGGAGAAAAGCAATGCTTTCATTGTCACCAGTGGGGTCATCTAAAGTACAATTGCCCCAAGCGAAGCCTGTCACAAGGGAAAGCTGACTCCAAGCCTGCCTTCAATGGAAAAGCTTGTGAAGATGTGGCCTGGCCGAAAGGAACTGAGAAGTACCTCAAGTGGGGAAAAGTTGGAGGAAAGTCTGTTCAGATGCTTTTGGACTCTGGATGCAGTCGAACGATGGTGAGTGCCAACAGTGTGGATTCTTCCAAGATCAGTAAGGCAGAAACGGTGGCTGTTCTGTGCGTGCATGGAGATACGGTAGAGTATCCTACAGCAATGGTAGAGCTCGCTTTAGGAGGCCATACCAGGAAAGCAAACGTTGCTATTGCCCCTAGCCTACCGGTACCAGTACTCCTTGGAAGAGACCTCTACGATATCAGAAGTGGATGGAAGTCTTCAGATACCGGATACATGGTGGAGACTAGGTCTCAAAAGAAGATACGAGAATCGAAATCGATGGATGATCTGATGGATCTGGACGAGCAAGCCATATTGTCAGAGCTATTTGATCAATCGTTGAAGCTAGAAGTTCCAGAGGCAAACCTTGCCTCTGAAGAGCATGAAAATCTTAGGAGGGAGGACATGGCAGAAAATACCTCTACGTTAGAAGAGGAGATGAATGCAGAACCAGTGTCCCCCTTAGATGCTTCGAAAGAACAAATTCAAGCATGGCAGGAAAGCGATGCAACGCTAGTAAAAGTTCGTGATTATGCAAGTTCCCAACCCGAAGATAGAACCGAAGGAGAGAATGTTTTCTTCTATAGGAAGGATGGACTGCTGTATCGTCACTGGCAACCGAGAAAACGAGGAAAAGACGGAGTGCAGGCAGTCGAGCAGTTGGTGCTACCGACTCAGTGCCGACAACTGGTATTACGACTGGCGCATGATGTGCCTACAGCTGGCCATCTAGGCGTCACTAAAACCCGAAACCGAGTACTCCAGAGATACTATTGGCCTGGTGTTTTCAAGGAGGTAACGGAGTATTGTACTACCTGTGAAGTTTGTCAAAGAAGTCGTGGAAGGAGGCCAGCTCGTGCTCCTCTGGTCTCAATGCCATTGATTCAGAAGCCTTTTTCAAGGATAGCAATGGATATTGTTGGGCCACTGCCAAGGACGCAACGAGGGAATCGGTATATCCTTACTATCTGTGACTATGCCACTCGATACCCAGAGGCAATTCCATTGCCAAGTGTGGAAGCTACACGTGTTGCACGAGAGCTACTTTTGCTCTTTACTCGAGTTGGAGTTCCTGAGGAGGTGCTGTCTGACCAAGGAACTAACTTTATGTCTTCATTGCTAGACGAGATGTACCAGGCTCTGCAGATCACCAGGATCCGAACAACTCCATACCACCCTCAAACCGATGGGCTGGTGGAGCGTTTTAACGCAACTTTGAAGTCAATGCTTCGGAAGTTTACGAGCCGGAACCAGAAAGATTGGGACGAGTACCTTCCATATCTGCTCTTTTCTTATAGAGAAGTCCCACAGGAGAGCACTGGATTCTCACCGTTTGAGCTGTTGTACAGGCATAGAGTGCGAGGACCACTCGACGTAATACGAGAGGGATGGACAGAGGAGAGGTCACCAGAGTTCCCAGTAATTGCTCATGTGGTCCAGATGCGAGATCGCTTGGAAGAAATGATGGAGATTGTGCAGGAGACTACAAGCAAAGCCCAGCAAAAGCAGAAGAGGTACTATGACAAGGGTACCAAAAAACGAGAGCTGAAGGCCGGTGATCAAGTCTTGGTTTTGCTACCCAAAGATGAGAATAAGCTCAAGTTGGAATGGGTTGGTCCCTATAAAGTACTTCGTGCTGTTACTCCAGTGGACTATGAAGTAGCTACACCAGGGCGGAGGCAGAAGAAGAAGATATACCACATCAACCTCTTGAAGCTGTGGAAGTGTCCAACGCAACCAGTCTCAAATCTGATGTCGATAATGGAGGAAGGGAACGAGTGTGACGAGGAAGAGTCGACCAACCTGAGTTTGTGGGAACCTGAAGAGACACTGTTCGATGTGACCGAGATCCAGACCCCTGACTTAAATCCAGAAGAGCGAAAGCAACTGTTGTCACTGGTGCAAGAGTTTGACGCAGTGTGTGGTCCAGCCCCGGGAAGGACAACGATTGCAGAGCACGAGATATTTGTGGCGGACGAGACTCCAATACAACAGAGACCCTACCGTGTACCTTACTCAAGGAGGGAGGTAGTGAAAGAAGAGATCCACAAGATGCTTGAAGCCGATGTCATTCGACCTTCTACCAGTCCATGGGCTTCACCTATTGTAATGGTTGGCAAGAAAGATGGATCTGTGCGGTTTTGTGTGGATTATAGAAAGCTTAACAAAGTGGCTCGCTTTGACGCTTATCCTATGCCACGCATTGAGGAGCTACTTGACAACATTGGACCTGCTAGATACATCACCACCATGGACTTAGCGAAAGGTTATTGGCAAATACCCCTTGAGGAATCTTCTAAAGAGAAGTCAGCTTTTACAACACCGTTTGGCCTGTACGAGTTTCAAGTGATGCCTTTCGGGTTGCACAATGCTCCAGCCACTTTCCAGAGGACAATGAATCGAGTGCTGGAAGGATGCGAAGAATTTGCAGGTTGCTATATCGATGATCTGGTTGTGTACAGCAAATCCTGGGAAGAGCACCTACAACACTTGCAGGTGGTGTTAGAACGTCTGCAAGCTGCCAAGTTGACCCTGAAACCGAGAAAATGTCAGTTTGGACGACGGGAAGTTCGTTATTTGGGACATGTGATTGGTGGTGGCAAAGTTAGGCCCGATCCACAGAAGCTGCAAGCAGTAGCAGAGTATCCGCGTCCACAGACCAAGAAAGATGTACGAGCTTTCCTCGGACTAGTAGGATACTATAGGAAATTCACCCCCAACTTTGCGGATATTGCAGTGCCGTTAACGGACCTCACTCGaaaaaagaaaccagaaaagGTTATCTGGACCGGTGAATGTGATCAGTCTTTCATAGCCTTGAAGGAAACTCTGTTGAAGCATCCTGTCTTAGAGGTATTCGATCCCAACAAACAGTTTCTGTTACAAACTGATGCATCAGAACGAGGCCTTGGGGCGGTTTTGAGTCAGCGAGATTCGGAAGGACAAGAAAACCCAATCGCATTTGCAAGTCGGAAGTTGCAGCCAAGGGAAAGGAATTACGCAACAATAGAAAAGGAGTGCTTGGCGGTTGTGTGGGCTCTTAAGATCTTCTATACATACCTTTATGGTCGGAAAATTGAAGTACAGACGGACCACCAACCTCTCGCCTGGTTACACAAGATGCAGAACGCGAATGCCCGTTTGACGCGTTGGGCGCTGGCTATTCAGCCCTATCAACTGGAAATCACCCATCGTCGAGGAGTTTCGAATGGCAATGCTGATGGACTGTCACGAGCTGGCCCCCTTTTAGGAGGGAGGGATGTGGCGTACTCCTAG
- the LOC135336844 gene encoding TNF receptor-associated factor 5-like has translation MASAVNYEFVDKVPEDHHCTICKEVLTNPVLIECCGQHFCGACLDHWLTKEISCPACRNKNIKFIKSLHMKRKVHSLKIYCLNRSKGCDKITTLGECNQHLEKCLFVEVSCTKICGERMLRKELEDHEDNKCPNRLVLCQYCNAKGMYREITANSHIDKCPHFPISCPNSCGHEKIQRKNLADHQKVCPLEPVKCPFFEAGCTEMIPRKDLAAHKASNTEHHLELVMTETVTFKQKAAAEKESVKHEAKIQQQQLSLRFAALAFCVTKQLGAINSSPQNTQAAINNINSSLETMSTMLAPGDTRYELPLVKVAQNIARSASFYITPGYKMYVTCNAGHYMVYLEKGKYDHQLKWPMPELDIELSTTENIILYRVTICARCVTPPIIMNRLEGDRTEQDIPNPRLLKIIGKGDKRDILLLTVREHNCKQRAT, from the coding sequence ATGGCTAGTGCAGTTAATTACGAGTTTGTAGACAAAGTACCAGAAGATCATCACTGCACTATTTGCAAAGAGGTTCTAACTAATCCAGTACTGATTGAGTGTTGTGGCCAGCACTTCTGTGGGGCTTGCTTGGATCATTGGCTAACTAAAGAAATAAGCTGCCCTGCGTGTCGAAACAAAAACATCAAATTCATTAAGAGTCTACATATGAAAAGAAAAGTCCATAGCTTGAAGATTTACTGTCTTAATCGCTCCAAGGGGTGTGACAAAATCACTACACTGGGTGAATGCAATCAACATCTCGAGAAATGCTTGTTTGTGGAGGTATCATGTACTAAAATATGTGGAGAAAGAATGCTACGAAAAGAGCTTGAAGATCACGAGGACAACAAGTGCCCAAATCGTCTAGTACTATGTCAGTATTGCAACGCAAAGGGGATGTACAGAGAAATAACAGCGAATAGTCACATAGACAAATGTCCACATTTTCCTATTTCTTGCCCCAACAGTTGTGGGCATGAGAAAATACAGCGCAAGAATTTAGCAGATCACCAGAAGGTGTGCCCTCTTGAACCAGTAAAGTGTCCCTTCTTTGAAGCTGGGTGTACGGAAATGATTCCAAGAAAAGATCTGGCAGCACATAAAGCATCAAACACAGAGCACCACCTGGAGCTAGTGATGACAGAGACTGTTACGTTTAAACAAAAGGCAGCAGCTGAGAAAGAATCAGTAAAACACGAGGCTAAGATTCAGCAACAGCAACTGTCACTGAGATTTGCTGCCTTAGCATTTTGTGTAACTAAGCAGCTAGGTGCCATCAATTCTAGCCCTCAAAATACACAAGCAGCTATCAACAACATTAATAGCTCTCTAGAGACGATGTCTACAATGCTAGCACCAGGTGACACACGATACGAGTTACCACTAGTTAAAGTGGCCCAAAATATTGCTCGATCAGCTTCGTTCTATATCACACCTGGCTACAAAATGTACGTAACATGTAATGCTGGACACTACATGGTCTACTTGGAGAAAGGCAAATACGATCATCAACTAAAGTGGCCCATGCCTGAACTGGACATTGAACTCAGTACTACTGAGAATATAATCCTGTATAGAGTAACAATCTGCGCCAGATGTGTCACCCCTCCCATCATAATGAACCGACTAGAGGGGGACAGAACAGAACAAGATATCCCCAACCCACGACTACTCAAGATAATTGGGAAAGGGGACAAAAGAGACATTTTACTTCTAACAGTAAGAGAACACAATTGTAAGCAACGAGCGACATGA